The following is a genomic window from Nitrosomonas communis.
TTCTGAAAAAAAACACCGGGCGTGCCATGCGCAAATTCATCCAACGTGGCGCCAGGTTGAAGATCAGTATATTTACTCCGCTCAATATGGGAAATTGCCTCGGGTAGTTGCTCAGGTTTTTTTTCTGTGCGCGTGGTAGTCACAGTAATAGGCGCAAAAGGGGTAAGTTCGGGTATTTTGGATTGTTGTGCCTGGGCTAGAACAGGCGTGATGAAGGAACCAATGAGGATGGAATGGATCACTAAGCTGCTGTTCGAGCGTATGCCACAAGCTAACATAGCTAATTTGCTTTTTCCTCACGTTATGAATCGGGTTATCTTATTAATCGACAGTAAGATTTTTTGTTCAGTTTTTGACGATTACTTCCATTTTACGCCGATGTCTCTATTCAACAATAAAATCGCAGGGTTCATTCTTTGGTGGATAAACCAACAATGTCACGCAACAGCTGGGTAGTACGAAAAATTTGAACAAGCTATCTACCTTCTCCTTTGCAGCCAGAATCAGAAGTTTTAGCTACGCATTATCAGGCATAGCTGTATTGATAAAGAGTCAGCATAATTTTTGGATTCACCTTCTTGCTACCACTCTGGTCATCAGCTGTGGGCTGTTTTTTCAGATTGATCCTATTGAGTGGTGTCTCGTCATTTTAGCTATCTTAGCGGTGTTTGTTGCAGAAGCTTTAAATACTGCCATCGAATTTTTATGCGATGCTGTTTCACCCGCTCCGCATCCCCTCATTCAAAAATCCAAAGATGTGGCTGCAGGTGCTGTGCTGATCAGCGCCATTGGTGCCATCATCATTGGTTTAATTATATTTCTGCCTTATTTTAAAGCTTACTTATGACTATTTTTTAATTAAGAGCGCGCCTCTAAAAATTCAAAATTCTAAACAAGACAAGGCAAGAACAAAAAATGTTGACGCAGCCTATACCGGATAGGTCATTCCATTTCCCAATCAAACATGACGCGAAAGTGAGCCGCAGACCGCATCAATAATATGGGCAAGATGGATTCGGCAAGGATCTTGTTAAAATTTAATGATTCTAGAGGTAGTTTTTAACATTATCGATGGCATTATTCACCATGAATGGTAATAATCAGGCTTCTGCTTCCTCCATGATTACGGTGCTCGCCCAGGTAAATTCCCTGCCATGTGCCTAAATTGAGTCGGCCATTGCTGACAGGAATCAACAAGCTGCAACCTAACAAACTGGATTTTAGATGGGCTGGAAGATCATCGCTTCCTTCATCCCTATGCCGGTAATAAGGTGCTTTCTCAGGTACGGTATGATTGAAGTAATCTTCAAAATCCTGGCGCACGGCCGGATCTGCATTTTCATTAAGGGTTAACGAAGCAGAAGTATGCTGAAGCAAAATATTCATGATCCCTATCCTGATCTGCCTTAATTCCGGTAGCTGTTGCAATATTTCATCAGTCACCAGGTGAAAGCCGCGTATGCGGGCTCTAAGATAAAGTTGTTTTTGTATCCACATAAAATAGTTATCCTATTTCTTGAAATTATGCAGTTTCTTTCAATCTCGGGCAGCAGTATTTTTGAGCTGACAATATTCCCTATGGTAGCGATACTCAATCCAGCTCTGTAAAAATTTTGCTCTTGTATCATTCCATATCTGAATCAAAACTAACTTTGTCGGCTAACCTTGCTTGCGGCCTTGCCGCATTATTAACACTGTCTGCGGCTCGCCATCGCGTTATGTTTGATTAAGAAATGGAATAGGACCAATTCAGGTAAACTACCCCATCAAAAAATACTACCATTAAAGTTTTTCTTATGACAGAAACTGTTATTGATTTGATTCGTCATGGCGAGCCTGTTGGCGGACAGCGTTATCGAGGTCACAACATTGATGATCCGCTCAGTGAAAAAGGCTGGTCTCAAATGTGGAATGCAGTGGGTGAATATAACGCATGGGAGCAGATTATCACCTCTCCGTTACAACGCTGCCAGGCGTTTGCACGCGCACTCGGAGAGCGTCACGGCATAGACGTTACTGTTGAGCATCGATTTAAAGAGGTGGGATTAGGTGCGTGGGAAGGGCTTAGCCACCAAGAAATTAAAACAAGCAAACCTGATGAGTTTCAGTCCTTCCTGAGAAATCCGGTAACACATCGACCTCAAGGTGCAGAAGCACTGGATGATTTCATCAATCGAGTCAGCTCAGCCTATGACGAAATTGTAGAGCACTCTCAAAGTAAGCATTATCTCATCGTTGCACATGCAGGGGTGATTCGTGCAGTCATTGCACGAACCATCCTTGCACCACCGGCTGGCTTCTATCGAATTAAAGTGAGTTACGGCGGAATTACCCGCATTCGGCGCACAGAAACAGGTGAAATGCTGGAGTTTCTGAATGGAGCTCTCTAACTGAAATAAACAATCCTGAAAGTCCAGCTGGACGAAATAGTACGAGTGGTGCTCCAGGTACAAGACCAGGCACTTTTTATTTTGCCAAGGAGGAATCGATCCAGCCGTGTCTGGCGAAGTATTTTTCTAGCTCTATCGCTATCTTATCAGCCATACTCCTGGCTTGCTGTGCCGAAGCCGACTTGTAAGCTTTACCAGCTCCCAGTGCTACATTGGTGGAAACTACTGCCGTTGTACCTGCTCCTGCCGCGACACCAGCCGGACCCAAGACAGCCGCCCCAGGCATGTTGCCGCTTTCCGAATGGGCGTCAAAAGCAATCAGCTCTTCAATACCAGACTCTTTCTGTGCTAAGACCCGTACATGGCTATCAAGCGAAGACTTACCCGCACCTAAACCAATCACGGTACGACGCAAGCGATTACCTTCGTTTATGTCAATAAATTCTCCGGTAATGATAATTGCATCTTTGCTGATCGGTGTATGGGCCGTAGCGCGTACAGGGTTCAAACCCATAGCCGCTATTTTTATCATCAGCTCTGCAGCCAAAGCATCGGCCACTTCCCGCCCTATCTGAACTTGTTCCGCTGTTTGATTACTGCCTGCCAGGCTCCTGCCAATCCTTGCAAACAGAGCAGAATTTTGTTTAATATCTTCGGGGTGCACTGCAAACTCATAAATTAATACTGTTTCTGGTTTGGATAGATTGAAAAAGGGAGGCTCGTTCGCAATCCGTGTGGTATGTTGAGCGCAGCCAGTGACTAGCAAAGCAATGATTATGGTCATGAGACCTTTACCAAACATTATCTTCATCAAAGCACCCCGCTTGTTTGATTGGAGAACAAAAAGATCCTTCACTCCCACTGCCTAGTTTTGAGTACTATGCCAACAGTAAGCCATATCGTCAAGCTATGTCCTTGCTTTTTTTGAGTAAATGGAAATCAGTGAGAACGCACTTACCTTCTATTGATACGGAACCATTACAGGAGATTGACCTATCCCAAGCTAATAAAGGCTAATAAAGATGAGATTTTCGAGGTAATATATTTCAAGTTGCTTGAATAAACACGGGTGATAAGTTTTTAGCGTGCATCTTTCTTATCAGGAGCTCCCATGAAACATCACAAATACCTTATTGTCGGTGGCGGAATGACTGCCGATTCAGCTCTTCACGGCATACGCCAGGTTGACCCAAACGGTACCATCGCCATGATCTGTGAAGAATTACATTCACCCTATGATCGCCCCCCACTCACCAAATCATTATGGAAAGGCGCGGCATTTGAATCCATCTGGCGTAGCCAACATGATATGAATGTGGCTGTCCACATAGGCAAAAAAATTGTCACGCTTGATCCAACCAAGAAGATCGCCATCGATAATGTTGGAAATATTTATACCTATGAAAAGCTGTTACTCGCCACTGGCGGATCAGTTCGACGATTACCCTATTTAGATGAGAATGTCATCTACTTTAGAACGGTAGATGATTACCAGAAGTTACGCGAACTATGCGAGCAGGGCTCCGATTTTGTGGTCATCGGTGGGGGGTTCATCGGTTCAGAAATTGCTGCTGCCCTTGCCATGAATAATAAACACGTCACCATGATTTTTCCTGCAAAGAGTATTGGCGCACGTATTTATCCTCAAGCCCTCTCAGAATATTTGAATAGCTATTATCGAGAAAAAGGCGTCACCCTCCATGCAGGCGACACGGTCAAAACCATTCGTAAAGAAGGCAGCAAAATAAGTGTGATGACAGAGAATGGTATGGAAATCACGGCGGATGGCATTATAGCTGGACTTGGAATTCAACCTAACATTGATCTTGCCAGGCAAGCTGGACTCGCCATCGATAATGGAATTGTCGTCGACGAATGCCTGCGCACGAGTCATCCTGATATTTATGCTGCAGGTGACGTAGCCAATTTCTATAGCCCTTTGCTGGAAAAACGAATACGGGTAGAGCATGAAGACAACGCAAATGTCATGGGAAAAATCGCTGGCGAAAACATGGCTGGTCAATCAAATCCTTACCATTACCAACCTTATTT
Proteins encoded in this region:
- a CDS encoding secondary thiamine-phosphate synthase enzyme YjbQ is translated as MWIQKQLYLRARIRGFHLVTDEILQQLPELRQIRIGIMNILLQHTSASLTLNENADPAVRQDFEDYFNHTVPEKAPYYRHRDEGSDDLPAHLKSSLLGCSLLIPVSNGRLNLGTWQGIYLGEHRNHGGSRSLIITIHGE
- a CDS encoding diacylglycerol kinase family protein, translating into MNKLSTFSFAARIRSFSYALSGIAVLIKSQHNFWIHLLATTLVISCGLFFQIDPIEWCLVILAILAVFVAEALNTAIEFLCDAVSPAPHPLIQKSKDVAAGAVLISAIGAIIIGLIIFLPYFKAYL
- a CDS encoding DUF4410 domain-containing protein, whose protein sequence is MTIIIALLVTGCAQHTTRIANEPPFFNLSKPETVLIYEFAVHPEDIKQNSALFARIGRSLAGSNQTAEQVQIGREVADALAAELMIKIAAMGLNPVRATAHTPISKDAIIITGEFIDINEGNRLRRTVIGLGAGKSSLDSHVRVLAQKESGIEELIAFDAHSESGNMPGAAVLGPAGVAAGAGTTAVVSTNVALGAGKAYKSASAQQARSMADKIAIELEKYFARHGWIDSSLAK
- a CDS encoding NAD(P)/FAD-dependent oxidoreductase, whose translation is MKHHKYLIVGGGMTADSALHGIRQVDPNGTIAMICEELHSPYDRPPLTKSLWKGAAFESIWRSQHDMNVAVHIGKKIVTLDPTKKIAIDNVGNIYTYEKLLLATGGSVRRLPYLDENVIYFRTVDDYQKLRELCEQGSDFVVIGGGFIGSEIAAALAMNNKHVTMIFPAKSIGARIYPQALSEYLNSYYREKGVTLHAGDTVKTIRKEGSKISVMTENGMEITADGIIAGLGIQPNIDLARQAGLAIDNGIVVDECLRTSHPDIYAAGDVANFYSPLLEKRIRVEHEDNANVMGKIAGENMAGQSNPYHYQPYFYSDLFDLGYEAIGELDASLDIVADWKEPFHKGVIYYLQNKQVRGVLLWNTWGQIEAATQLIAEKAEHTQETLSGRISD
- a CDS encoding histidine phosphatase family protein; translation: MTETVIDLIRHGEPVGGQRYRGHNIDDPLSEKGWSQMWNAVGEYNAWEQIITSPLQRCQAFARALGERHGIDVTVEHRFKEVGLGAWEGLSHQEIKTSKPDEFQSFLRNPVTHRPQGAEALDDFINRVSSAYDEIVEHSQSKHYLIVAHAGVIRAVIARTILAPPAGFYRIKVSYGGITRIRRTETGEMLEFLNGAL